In Calorimonas adulescens, one DNA window encodes the following:
- the recO gene encoding DNA repair protein RecO yields MKGYGGSLYRVNAIVVKAYSFGENDRIVTLFTDRLGIIQAIAKGARKIKSHLLSATVPFSEGSYLLYKGRSLYTITQFDFEETHNKIARDMECLTCAEYLVELSMKVGTEYTDDRLYMLFKDGLKYLDNGIGEPELLVYAFSLWIMKLNGLKPNLISCTQCYSSVDDGIWFSAEAGGVLCSKCHLNYADSFRIDRSTISVCRYMEEHQFSFLSHLNILKRTRVEIDKVIKSLIRYYIDPDIRTLELLSTGEYTL; encoded by the coding sequence ATGAAAGGGTATGGAGGCAGTCTTTATAGGGTAAACGCAATTGTAGTAAAAGCGTATAGCTTTGGTGAAAATGATAGGATTGTAACTTTGTTCACCGACAGATTGGGGATAATTCAGGCAATTGCTAAAGGAGCACGCAAGATCAAAAGCCATCTTTTGAGTGCTACAGTGCCGTTTTCTGAAGGTAGTTACCTTTTATACAAGGGTAGGTCGTTGTATACAATAACCCAGTTTGATTTTGAAGAGACTCATAATAAAATAGCAAGGGATATGGAATGTTTAACCTGTGCGGAATATTTGGTGGAGTTGTCTATGAAGGTTGGCACTGAATATACCGATGACAGGTTATATATGCTATTTAAAGATGGACTTAAATATTTAGATAATGGTATAGGTGAGCCTGAACTTTTGGTTTATGCTTTTTCTTTATGGATTATGAAGTTAAATGGGTTAAAACCTAATCTTATTAGCTGTACACAATGTTATAGTTCAGTGGATGATGGAATATGGTTTAGTGCAGAAGCAGGTGGGGTGCTATGCAGTAAATGCCATTTAAATTATGCAGATTCATTTAGAATAGATAGGTCAACTATATCTGTATGCAGGTATATGGAGGAACATCAGTTTAGTTTTTTAAGTCACCTTAATATACTGAAGAGAACGAGGGTGGAGATTGATAAGGTTATAAAATCATTGATTAGGTATTATATAGATCCTGATATTAGGACATTGGAACTTTTAAGTACCGGTGAGTATACTCTATAA
- a CDS encoding helix-turn-helix transcriptional regulator yields the protein MIHIPFTDRQQQIIDIVRISQPITSEQIAEKLNLTRATLRPDLAILTMSGVLEAKPKVGYYYTGRSNLNVISEYLESVKVSDIKSMPVIVEEGTSVYDAIVTLFLEDVGTIFVTNNSYLVGAVSRKDFLKVAIGGSSDLTKIPVGVIMTRMPNIIYTTDEESIVDAARKIIMHEVDSLPVVEIIKENGREMPRIVGKVSKTNITRFFVQLSNG from the coding sequence GTGATTCATATTCCGTTTACAGACAGACAACAACAAATAATTGATATAGTAAGGATAAGCCAGCCAATAACCAGTGAGCAGATTGCAGAAAAACTAAATCTAACCAGGGCAACCCTTAGGCCGGACCTTGCAATATTAACTATGTCAGGTGTTCTTGAAGCAAAACCCAAGGTGGGATATTACTATACCGGGCGTTCCAATCTTAATGTTATATCCGAATATTTGGAGAGCGTTAAGGTTAGTGATATAAAATCTATGCCTGTTATAGTGGAAGAAGGTACTTCGGTCTATGATGCAATTGTAACTTTATTTCTTGAGGATGTTGGTACAATATTTGTTACAAATAATAGTTATCTTGTTGGGGCAGTATCAAGAAAGGATTTTCTGAAAGTAGCGATTGGAGGTAGTAGTGACTTGACAAAGATACCTGTTGGTGTAATTATGACGCGAATGCCGAATATAATTTATACAACTGATGAAGAATCTATAGTTGATGCGGCACGTAAGATTATAATGCATGAGGTAGATAGCTTACCAGTTGTTGAGATAATAAAAGAAAACGGCAGAGAAATGCCAAGGATTGTAGGCAAGGTTTCAAAGACGAATATTACGAGATTTTTTGTGCAGTTGTCTAATGGTTAA
- the glyS gene encoding glycine--tRNA ligase subunit beta — MTKDLIFEIGTEELPAKYIPAAIEQFKERASDKFKSVALTYESIRVYATPRRLILFVKDLIDKQDNYTINIKGPTKKSAFDGQGNPTKALVGFLNGQKARLEDIKIRELNGSEYIYIDKEISGRYTIDLLKEILPDIIKSLNFPKSMRWGNHDIRFARPIRWLLAIYGNEVIKFDIEGVSSSNFTYGHRFLSNGKLVIESADEFFSKLEEAYVIYDQDKRKKIILDGSVKLAESVSGKLIYDDELLEEITYIVEYPTPLIGSFDDEFLRLPNEVVMTPMKEHQRYFPVMNGNGRLLPYFITVRNGDENYIDEVKKGNERVLRARLKDADFFYEEDLKHPLEYYVGRLKNVLFQAELGTLYDKTQRIIEICESICEQLSMEEDYRWVVNRAAYLSKADLVTQMVYEFDELQGIMGMYYAMASGEKEEVAKAIKDQYKPSFSGDELPETMAGRILSIADKMDTVVGCFSRGLEPTGSQDPYGLRRSVIAIINIILNGGPDIDILQTLDRAATLMVENEEDKGAVENKVINFIKQRFKGILIDEGIRYDVADAVLDGEIRHFPDVKKRAVSLMRWLDNEEIELILTVFKRVSNLARYAKSDEIRPELLIEDSEKMMYDSFIRIKNDVEAEIKRTDYDHALDIIKNLYHPLNKFFENVLVMTEDEKLKENRLALLLSIQKTMSQIANFSLISY; from the coding sequence ATGACTAAAGATTTGATATTTGAAATAGGTACAGAAGAGTTACCAGCTAAGTATATACCTGCTGCTATTGAACAATTTAAAGAAAGAGCTTCGGATAAGTTTAAGTCTGTTGCACTTACATACGAATCCATAAGGGTTTATGCTACCCCAAGAAGACTGATATTATTTGTAAAGGATCTGATAGATAAACAGGATAACTATACTATAAATATCAAGGGGCCAACAAAAAAATCGGCCTTTGATGGACAGGGCAATCCAACCAAAGCTCTTGTAGGATTTTTAAATGGACAAAAGGCAAGGTTAGAAGATATAAAAATAAGAGAGCTGAATGGTTCTGAATATATTTATATAGATAAAGAGATTTCTGGTAGATATACCATTGACCTTTTAAAGGAAATACTCCCGGATATTATAAAAAGCCTTAATTTTCCAAAATCTATGAGGTGGGGTAACCACGATATAAGGTTTGCCAGGCCCATACGTTGGCTTCTTGCCATATATGGGAATGAAGTAATAAAATTTGACATAGAGGGTGTAAGCTCTTCTAACTTTACGTATGGGCATAGATTTTTGAGCAATGGTAAACTTGTTATAGAAAGCGCTGATGAATTTTTTAGCAAGCTTGAAGAAGCTTACGTAATCTATGATCAAGACAAAAGGAAAAAAATTATTCTTGATGGTTCTGTAAAACTTGCAGAGAGCGTGAGTGGAAAACTTATATATGACGATGAACTGTTAGAAGAGATAACATATATAGTGGAGTATCCTACCCCACTTATCGGCAGTTTTGATGATGAGTTTTTAAGGCTCCCCAATGAGGTGGTAATGACACCCATGAAGGAACACCAAAGATATTTCCCTGTAATGAATGGAAATGGCAGGTTATTACCCTACTTTATTACTGTGAGAAATGGCGATGAAAATTATATAGATGAGGTGAAAAAAGGAAATGAGAGGGTATTGAGGGCAAGACTTAAAGATGCAGACTTTTTTTATGAAGAAGATTTAAAACATCCCCTGGAATATTATGTGGGCAGGCTAAAGAATGTTCTTTTTCAAGCTGAACTTGGTACTCTTTATGACAAAACACAAAGAATAATTGAAATCTGTGAGAGCATATGCGAACAACTAAGTATGGAGGAAGATTACAGGTGGGTTGTAAATAGAGCTGCGTATCTTTCTAAGGCAGACCTTGTAACCCAAATGGTATATGAGTTTGATGAGCTTCAAGGGATTATGGGGATGTATTATGCAATGGCCAGCGGAGAAAAGGAAGAGGTGGCCAAAGCAATCAAGGACCAGTATAAACCCAGTTTTTCTGGAGATGAACTGCCAGAAACTATGGCGGGAAGAATATTAAGTATAGCCGATAAGATGGATACCGTAGTTGGGTGCTTCAGCAGAGGGTTAGAGCCAACCGGTTCTCAAGACCCGTATGGTCTCAGAAGATCGGTTATAGCAATCATCAATATAATCTTAAATGGCGGACCTGATATTGATATTCTTCAGACGCTGGATAGGGCTGCAACATTGATGGTTGAAAATGAAGAGGATAAGGGTGCGGTAGAAAATAAAGTTATCAATTTTATAAAACAGCGTTTTAAAGGAATCCTTATTGATGAAGGAATCAGGTATGATGTGGCAGATGCTGTACTGGATGGAGAAATAAGACATTTTCCTGATGTCAAGAAGAGAGCTGTATCTCTTATGAGATGGCTTGATAATGAGGAAATAGAGCTAATCTTAACTGTGTTTAAAAGGGTGTCAAACCTGGCCAGGTATGCTAAGAGTGATGAGATTAGACCAGAACTGCTGATAGAAGATAGCGAAAAGATGATGTATGATTCATTTATCAGAATTAAAAATGATGTTGAGGCCGAGATAAAAAGAACAGACTATGACCATGCCCTGGATATAATTAAAAACCTATATCATCCCTTGAATAAATTTTTTGAAAATGTACTCGTTATGACAGAAGATGAAAAACTAAAAGAGAACAGATTAGCTCTTTTGTTATCAATACAAAAGACAATGAGTCAGATAGCTAATTTTTCCCTAATTTCTTATTAG
- the glyQ gene encoding glycine--tRNA ligase subunit alpha → MTFQELFMGLQEYWSKKGCVIVQPYDVEKGAGTMNPATFLRSLGPEPWYVAYVEPSRRPADGRYGENPNRLYQHHQFQVILKPSPDDVLDQYIDSLKFIGIDPLKHDIRFVEDNWESPTLGAWGLGWEVWLDGMEITQFTYFQQVGGMDVRPVSAEITYGLERLAMYVQEVDNVFDIKYTEDITYGEIFHRAEFEHSSYSFDLSDVELLLDMFNKYENEAKRVISEGLILPAYDYVLKCSHTFNLLDARGAISVTERTAYIGRVRSLARLCARAYVEQRESMNYPLLKGENIND, encoded by the coding sequence ATGACGTTTCAAGAACTTTTCATGGGACTACAGGAATACTGGTCAAAGAAAGGATGTGTAATTGTACAACCGTATGATGTAGAAAAAGGCGCAGGTACGATGAATCCAGCAACATTTTTAAGATCTCTTGGACCAGAGCCATGGTATGTTGCCTATGTAGAACCATCAAGACGCCCTGCTGATGGTAGATATGGGGAAAACCCCAATAGACTTTATCAGCATCATCAGTTTCAGGTAATTTTAAAGCCTTCTCCCGATGATGTTCTGGACCAGTATATTGATAGCCTAAAGTTTATAGGTATAGATCCGTTGAAACATGATATAAGATTTGTTGAAGATAACTGGGAGTCGCCAACACTTGGTGCATGGGGACTTGGCTGGGAGGTGTGGCTTGATGGTATGGAGATAACGCAATTTACATATTTCCAGCAGGTTGGAGGTATGGACGTAAGACCTGTCTCTGCAGAAATAACTTATGGCTTGGAAAGGCTTGCAATGTATGTTCAGGAGGTCGACAATGTATTTGATATAAAATATACGGAAGATATTACATACGGAGAGATATTTCATAGAGCTGAGTTTGAACACTCGTCGTACAGTTTTGATTTATCAGACGTAGAATTGTTACTGGATATGTTCAACAAATATGAAAATGAAGCCAAGCGTGTTATATCTGAAGGATTGATACTCCCTGCATATGATTATGTGCTTAAGTGTTCGCATACTTTCAATCTATTAGATGCAAGAGGGGCAATAAGTGTGACAGAAAGGACCGCATATATTGGGAGGGTACGGTCTCTGGCAAGGTTATGTGCAAGGGCATATGTCGAACAAAGGGAATCCATGAACTATCCACTGCTGAAAGGAGAGAACATAAATGACTAA
- the ybeY gene encoding rRNA maturation RNase YbeY, whose product MRIEIDNRQSEIVVSDDLLRIIEGVIKETLLLEGFSEEVEVSVSLVNDEEIRELNRIYRGVNLPTDVLSFPMQEGDDNIEIMGMPVMLGDIVISLERAFCQSEEYGHSFERETGYLTAHGMLHLLGYDHIDDKEKEIMRAKEEKILDKYGLRR is encoded by the coding sequence ATGAGGATAGAGATAGATAACAGACAGAGCGAAATTGTCGTAAGTGATGACCTCCTGCGTATAATAGAAGGAGTTATAAAGGAGACTTTGCTTTTAGAGGGTTTTTCTGAGGAAGTTGAGGTAAGTGTTTCTCTTGTGAATGATGAAGAAATTAGAGAGCTGAACAGGATATACAGAGGGGTTAATTTACCTACTGATGTCCTGTCTTTTCCTATGCAAGAAGGGGATGATAATATAGAAATTATGGGCATGCCTGTTATGCTTGGAGATATAGTTATTTCGTTGGAAAGGGCTTTTTGTCAAAGTGAAGAATATGGACATTCCTTTGAAAGAGAAACGGGCTACCTTACAGCTCACGGTATGTTACATCTTTTGGGTTATGACCATATAGATGATAAGGAGAAGGAGATAATGAGGGCGAAAGAAGAAAAAATACTTGATAAATATGGACTCAGGAGGTAA
- a CDS encoding PhoH family protein, with amino-acid sequence MSIKLDSMDKALMLFGEFDENIKQIEGSFSVDIVVRENEIKIIGEEEAVEKASRVIDNLLKQIESGEDINSHNVFYTIDMVKEGKDDKLDDIINDIICVTARGRQIKSKTLGQKLYIKAIKENDIVFAIGPAGTGKTYLAMAMAVNALKNREVGRIVLTRPAVEAGERLGYLPGDLQEKVDPYLRPIYDALYDIIGPETFQKHMEKGFIEVAPLAYMRGRTLDDSFIILDEAQNTTSEQMKMFLTRMGFGSKMIITGDITQIDLPNTRKSGLKEVSKILDGIEGISFVYLTDKDVVRNPLVQKIVNAYGAYEDKKKIKMVKKRGQIYEDRDR; translated from the coding sequence ATGAGCATAAAACTGGATAGCATGGATAAAGCACTGATGCTATTTGGGGAGTTTGATGAAAATATTAAACAAATTGAAGGCAGTTTCAGCGTGGACATTGTTGTTAGAGAAAATGAGATAAAGATTATTGGAGAGGAGGAAGCGGTAGAGAAAGCCTCAAGAGTGATTGACAATCTTTTGAAACAGATAGAAAGCGGTGAAGACATTAATTCTCATAACGTCTTTTATACAATTGACATGGTTAAAGAAGGAAAAGATGATAAGCTGGATGACATAATTAATGATATTATCTGCGTTACTGCAAGGGGGAGACAGATCAAAAGTAAAACCCTGGGGCAGAAACTTTATATAAAAGCTATAAAAGAGAATGATATTGTATTTGCTATTGGTCCGGCTGGTACGGGTAAGACCTATCTTGCAATGGCAATGGCGGTGAATGCATTGAAAAATCGCGAGGTAGGTAGAATTGTGCTTACCAGACCGGCTGTAGAGGCTGGTGAACGGTTGGGATATCTTCCTGGAGACTTACAGGAAAAAGTGGATCCATATTTAAGGCCTATATATGACGCCCTCTATGACATAATAGGTCCAGAAACATTTCAGAAACATATGGAAAAAGGATTTATAGAGGTTGCTCCACTGGCATATATGAGAGGAAGGACGCTGGATGATTCCTTTATCATACTTGATGAAGCACAAAATACAACATCTGAACAGATGAAGATGTTTTTAACAAGGATGGGTTTTGGATCAAAAATGATAATTACAGGCGACATTACCCAGATAGATCTTCCAAACACAAGGAAATCGGGTCTTAAAGAGGTTTCAAAAATTTTAGATGGGATAGAGGGGATATCATTCGTTTATTTGACAGATAAGGATGTGGTAAGAAACCCTCTTGTTCAAAAGATTGTTAATGCATATGGAGCATATGAGGATAAAAAGAAAATAAAGATGGTTAAAAAGAGGGGACAGATATATGAGGATAGAGATAGATAA
- the cdd gene encoding cytidine deaminase: MDKRELMIVAEKAKEMAYAPYSNFKVGAALLAKDGVVFTGCNVENASYGATCCAERVAIFKAVSDGYKDFEAIAISGGKKFTYPCGICRQVLVEFNPDMRVIIGESNGELKEYKASELLPEFFGPKELK, encoded by the coding sequence ATGGATAAAAGAGAGTTGATGATTGTAGCAGAAAAAGCGAAAGAAATGGCATATGCTCCGTATTCTAATTTTAAAGTGGGCGCAGCTTTACTTGCAAAAGACGGCGTTGTGTTTACAGGGTGTAACGTAGAGAATGCCAGTTATGGTGCCACATGCTGTGCGGAACGTGTGGCAATATTTAAGGCTGTATCTGATGGATATAAAGACTTTGAAGCAATTGCTATATCCGGTGGCAAAAAGTTTACATATCCATGCGGTATTTGCAGACAGGTATTGGTTGAGTTTAATCCTGACATGAGGGTTATCATAGGGGAAAGCAATGGAGAACTCAAAGAATATAAGGCATCAGAACTCTTACCTGAATTTTTTGGGCCAAAGGAGCTGAAATAA
- a CDS encoding deoxyguanosinetriphosphate triphosphohydrolase: protein MKIREITEDIELKILSPYAFKSINSKGRMREEEKCDIRTEFQRDRDRIIHSKAFRRLKHKTQVFISPEGDHYRTRLTHTLEVSQIARTIARGLRLNEDLTEAIALGHDLGHTPFGHTGEFVLDKLSPCGFKHNEQSLRIVDKIEKGTGLNLTFEVRDGILNHTGKGNPATLEGQVVQISDRIAYINHDIDDAIRAGVLSRDELPGDCLRVLGETHSKRINTMVTDVILNSLDKPRISMSDEIKFYTDRLREFMFSAVYNSHGARPDEDRVERIIESLYDYLLKEPDNLPEEFKNICDEEGIDRAICDYIAGMTDNYAMKRFFDIFVPRPWRRNENL, encoded by the coding sequence GTGAAAATACGAGAAATTACTGAAGATATAGAATTAAAGATATTATCTCCTTATGCTTTCAAAAGCATCAATAGCAAAGGCAGAATGAGAGAAGAGGAAAAATGTGATATCCGCACGGAATTTCAAAGAGATAGGGATAGAATAATCCACAGCAAAGCATTCAGGAGGTTAAAACATAAGACGCAGGTCTTTATCTCTCCAGAAGGTGACCATTACAGGACAAGGCTTACCCATACCTTAGAGGTCTCGCAAATTGCGAGGACAATTGCACGTGGCTTGAGACTGAACGAGGACCTGACAGAGGCGATTGCATTGGGGCATGATCTTGGACACACACCCTTTGGTCATACCGGCGAGTTTGTCTTGGATAAGTTGTCTCCATGTGGGTTCAAACATAATGAACAGAGCTTAAGGATAGTGGATAAGATTGAGAAAGGGACTGGTTTGAATCTCACATTTGAGGTCAGAGATGGTATACTCAATCATACTGGAAAGGGCAACCCTGCAACCCTTGAAGGGCAAGTGGTGCAAATATCGGACAGGATAGCATATATAAATCACGATATTGATGATGCTATAAGGGCTGGTGTGCTGTCCCGGGATGAACTTCCTGGAGATTGTCTCAGGGTCCTTGGTGAAACCCACAGCAAAAGAATAAATACAATGGTTACTGATGTAATATTAAATAGCCTTGACAAGCCAAGGATTTCTATGAGCGATGAAATAAAGTTTTATACCGACAGGCTGAGGGAGTTTATGTTTAGTGCGGTATACAATAGTCATGGGGCCAGGCCGGATGAGGATCGGGTGGAAAGGATTATTGAAAGTTTGTATGATTATCTTTTAAAAGAACCGGATAACCTTCCTGAAGAGTTTAAGAATATTTGCGATGAAGAGGGAATAGATAGGGCAATATGTGATTATATAGCCGGAATGACTGACAATTACGCGATGAAAAGATTTTTTGACATATTTGTACCGAGACCGTGGAGAAGAAACGAAAATTTGTAA
- the yqfD gene encoding sporulation protein YqfD: MPGGIYTYITGYAKLRITGVSIEKFINKVQSSDIILFDIKRNKYKELTFKVNRCDLEKIKRVSTELHLDMEIINETGFLYYLQIFLQNRSFVLGVIIGMLLLYLATSFIWTVEIRGNEKVKTDELKTIIEDLGVKRGVLKSTIDHDKFIIELLNKESRLTWAELEIKGVRAMVRVAEGEKPPEVIDADTPCNIVARRDGFLLKLLPLNGERAVDDNNAVKKGQILVSGIIHSELSGTRYVHAMGQAWAHTYYEGEAEVDISDYLYEESGNHKVRYELVLNNTVIPMYFKDDDIDFKRYSVATENVFPEITTGYIPVHIRKITYKELMEKSFDEAMRLAKSKCEELAFQKSKELIPYNGKILQKFVKSDMTPQGNVHSKVTIEVLEDIAEEEKMIMSEEDEFGK; encoded by the coding sequence ATGCCCGGGGGAATATACACGTATATAACAGGTTATGCAAAGCTTAGAATCACTGGGGTCTCTATTGAAAAATTTATTAATAAAGTACAGTCAAGTGATATAATATTATTTGACATAAAGAGAAATAAATATAAGGAGCTAACCTTTAAAGTAAATCGCTGTGATCTGGAAAAAATTAAAAGGGTTTCAACGGAACTACACCTTGATATGGAAATAATAAATGAGACAGGTTTTCTTTATTATCTTCAGATATTTTTACAAAATAGAAGTTTTGTGCTGGGTGTTATAATAGGTATGTTGCTTCTCTACCTTGCAACATCGTTTATATGGACTGTTGAAATAAGAGGTAATGAAAAGGTTAAAACTGATGAGTTGAAAACGATCATAGAGGATCTTGGTGTTAAACGGGGGGTATTGAAATCGACCATTGACCATGATAAATTTATCATTGAGCTATTAAATAAGGAGAGCAGACTAACCTGGGCAGAACTTGAAATAAAAGGTGTAAGAGCTATGGTTAGAGTAGCAGAAGGGGAAAAACCACCTGAGGTTATTGATGCTGATACGCCGTGCAATATTGTAGCCAGGAGAGATGGATTTCTGTTAAAACTTCTGCCTCTTAATGGAGAAAGGGCCGTAGACGATAATAATGCTGTGAAAAAAGGACAGATACTGGTATCTGGAATAATACACAGTGAATTGTCGGGGACCAGATATGTACACGCAATGGGTCAAGCGTGGGCCCATACTTACTATGAAGGGGAAGCAGAGGTTGATATAAGTGATTATTTATATGAAGAATCTGGGAACCACAAGGTAAGATATGAGCTGGTACTGAATAATACGGTCATCCCTATGTATTTTAAGGACGATGATATAGATTTTAAGAGATATAGTGTAGCAACAGAGAATGTATTTCCTGAAATAACGACGGGGTATATACCAGTGCATATAAGAAAAATTACATATAAAGAGCTTATGGAAAAAAGTTTTGACGAAGCCATGAGGCTTGCTAAATCTAAATGTGAGGAATTAGCGTTTCAGAAATCTAAAGAACTCATACCATATAATGGTAAGATTCTGCAAAAATTTGTAAAATCTGATATGACACCACAAGGTAATGTTCATTCAAAAGTAACCATAGAGGTATTGGAGGATATTGCTGAGGAAGAAAAAATGATCATGAGTGAGGAGGATGAGTTTGGTAAGTAA
- a CDS encoding pyruvate, water dikinase regulatory protein yields the protein MSGDIVIYAVSDSIGETAEEVAKAAAVQFNSHVKEIKRIPNLTDINMVDELIDRIKSSNALIVYTVIIPEIKERLIKRTMEYNIPAVDILGPVIENMERLTGLKSKHEAGLLRKMNLEYFKRVDAIEFAVKNDDGKDPRGILKADAVLIGVSRTSKTPLSMYLAHKNIYVANLPIVPEVEPPKELYMIPREKIYGLVIQPEKLNEIRRERLRFLGLSDNASYASIDRIKEELKFSRKIMKALNCMVIDVTNKAVEETASIILEDINNRKIEGVSGENTRNY from the coding sequence TTGAGCGGAGATATTGTCATTTATGCAGTTTCTGATTCCATAGGGGAGACCGCAGAAGAAGTTGCAAAAGCAGCGGCTGTCCAGTTTAATTCACATGTAAAGGAGATTAAACGAATACCAAATTTGACCGATATAAATATGGTAGATGAGTTGATTGACAGGATAAAGAGTTCCAATGCCCTGATAGTATATACGGTAATTATACCTGAGATAAAAGAGCGTCTTATAAAGAGAACTATGGAATATAATATACCCGCCGTAGATATATTGGGGCCTGTTATTGAAAACATGGAGAGGCTTACAGGCTTAAAATCAAAGCATGAGGCAGGCCTCCTTAGGAAAATGAACCTTGAATATTTTAAACGTGTGGATGCAATAGAGTTTGCTGTAAAAAATGATGATGGTAAGGATCCAAGAGGTATTTTAAAAGCTGATGCGGTATTAATTGGTGTTTCACGCACTTCAAAAACCCCACTATCAATGTATCTTGCTCATAAAAATATCTACGTAGCCAATCTTCCTATTGTTCCGGAGGTTGAGCCTCCTAAGGAACTTTATATGATTCCACGAGAAAAGATTTATGGCTTGGTTATACAACCTGAAAAATTAAATGAAATAAGAAGGGAGCGACTGAGATTTTTAGGGCTTAGTGACAATGCCAGTTATGCCAGCATTGACAGGATAAAGGAGGAACTGAAATTTTCACGTAAGATAATGAAAGCATTGAACTGCATGGTCATAGATGTTACTAATAAAGCCGTGGAAGAAACTGCCAGCATTATACTTGAGGATATAAATAATAGAAAGATTGAAGGCGTTAGCGGTGAAAATACGAGAAATTACTGA
- the era gene encoding GTPase Era → MSFKAGFVSIIGRPNVGKSTLMNCLVGEKVSIISSKPQTTRNRIMGIMNGSEYQVVFLDTPGIHKPKHKLGEYMVETAFSSLNDSDLIIYIVEPGSIIGPGDSMITNKLKEILVPLLLCINKIDIADKEQVHLTEELYKSQLPHSEIILISALNYTNIEYLKQRIIEIIPEGPRYFPEDMITDMPEQFIVAELIREKALNLLREEVPHGIAVEIEDFRREDGKNLIHINAILYCEKNSHKSIIIGKEGKMLKKIGEQARYDIERLLGEHVFLELWVKVKKKWRDNDLMLKFLGFNKS, encoded by the coding sequence ATGAGCTTTAAAGCGGGGTTTGTCTCAATTATAGGAAGGCCGAATGTGGGCAAGTCTACATTGATGAACTGTCTTGTTGGAGAAAAGGTTTCTATAATATCCAGCAAACCTCAGACAACAAGGAATAGGATAATGGGCATAATGAATGGTAGTGAATACCAGGTGGTGTTTCTTGATACTCCAGGAATACACAAGCCCAAACATAAGCTTGGAGAATATATGGTTGAAACTGCCTTTAGTTCTCTAAACGATTCGGATCTTATTATATATATTGTTGAACCAGGTAGCATTATAGGGCCTGGCGACAGTATGATTACAAATAAGCTTAAGGAAATATTAGTTCCACTGTTGCTTTGCATCAACAAGATAGATATAGCAGATAAGGAACAGGTTCATTTAACGGAGGAATTATATAAAAGTCAATTACCACATAGTGAGATAATTCTTATTTCAGCTCTGAATTATACGAATATTGAATATTTGAAGCAGCGCATAATAGAAATTATTCCAGAAGGACCTAGATACTTTCCCGAGGATATGATTACAGATATGCCAGAACAGTTTATTGTAGCAGAGCTTATAAGGGAGAAGGCCCTGAATTTATTGCGAGAAGAGGTGCCTCACGGAATTGCTGTTGAGATTGAGGATTTTCGCAGAGAAGATGGTAAAAATCTTATTCATATAAATGCCATACTATATTGTGAAAAGAACTCACATAAGTCAATAATTATTGGTAAAGAGGGCAAAATGCTCAAAAAAATTGGGGAACAGGCAAGATATGACATTGAAAGACTTCTTGGTGAACATGTGTTTTTAGAACTCTGGGTCAAAGTGAAAAAAAAGTGGCGAGACAACGACCTTATGCTTAAATTCCTTGGCTTTAATAAATCCTAA
- a CDS encoding YabP/YqfC family sporulation protein, producing MDKNNFFKWMLEEITDFPRDVILNLPRIVMIGNLEADIENFNNLLEYTTDKVRIGTNLGILMFSGSNLEIKMISQNEMIVTGCINSIELGLNRR from the coding sequence ATGGATAAAAATAACTTTTTTAAATGGATGCTTGAGGAAATCACTGATTTCCCAAGGGATGTGATACTAAATTTACCGAGAATAGTAATGATTGGTAATTTGGAGGCTGATATCGAAAATTTCAACAACTTGCTGGAATATACAACTGATAAAGTCAGGATAGGGACAAACCTGGGCATACTCATGTTTTCTGGCTCAAATCTTGAGATAAAGATGATATCTCAAAATGAAATGATTGTTACAGGTTGTATTAATTCAATAGAATTGGGATTAAACAGGAGGTAA